A genomic segment from Methanolobus zinderi encodes:
- a CDS encoding ferritin family protein, which produces MKDVLHEIAEKLDRLESIDEAIAMAIELEEEGREYYLERASSMEHETGKSLYKFLADEEKKHAEYLRQYRESKKAPVVEFEYPDFKASFREEFSDKTLEEVGVLLGALRFEHKSEFFYEELAKKATDQEQKEFFENMEDVERSHYRIIEELLDYATQFRMQT; this is translated from the coding sequence ATGAAAGATGTTCTACATGAAATAGCAGAGAAACTCGACAGGCTGGAATCGATAGATGAAGCAATTGCCATGGCAATTGAACTGGAGGAAGAAGGAAGGGAGTACTACCTCGAAAGGGCTTCAAGTATGGAGCATGAGACTGGTAAGAGCCTGTACAAGTTCCTTGCTGACGAAGAGAAAAAACATGCCGAATACCTGAGGCAGTACAGGGAAAGCAAGAAAGCACCTGTTGTTGAGTTTGAGTATCCTGACTTCAAGGCTTCTTTCAGGGAGGAGTTCTCAGATAAAACACTCGAAGAGGTGGGAGTGTTGCTCGGCGCGCTCAGATTCGAACACAAGAGCGAATTCTTCTACGAAGAGCTTGCAAAGAAAGCCACCGATCAGGAACAGAAAGAATTCTTCGAAAACATGGAAGATGTGGAGAGGAGCCATTACAGGATAATTGAAGAGCTCCTTGACTACGCAACCCAGTTCAGAATGCAGACATGA